In the Streptomyces sp. SJL17-4 genome, TCTCGATGTACTTCAGCCGCGGCCAGGCGGTGCACTACTCGTCGGACTTCGCGGCCCGCGGCTACAACGGGGCCTCGCACGGCTGCGTCAACGTCCGGGACCGGGCCAAGCTCACGACCCTCTTCGACCAGGTGAAGGTCGGCGACAAGGTCGTCGTCCACTGGTGATCCAGGAGGGGAAGAGAGAGGGCGCGGGTGGGACCGGGGGAACGTGTCCCACCCGCGCCATGTGCGCGGAGCCGTAGGTACGGGGGGAACCCCGGCTCACTGCGCGGCCGATGACCAGTCGGCACATTCAGTACTGCGCCGACGGGTCCAGAAGTGTTACACCGGGAGCGGAACGCGTGCGTCGACGCCGATTCCGAGGGGCAGTACGGCGGTGAGTCCGGCGACATCGGGGGCCGAGGACCGGACCGTGTCGCGGCGGTCCACCGCGCTGTCGCCGCCCCCGCCGTCGCGGCCGCCGTTGCGCCCGTCGTCGTTCCCGTCGCCCTTGGGGTCCGTGTCCGAGTCGTCGTTCGAGCCGTCGTTCGCGCCGTCCTTGCCGCCGCCGTCCTCGGGCGCGGCCGTGCCGCCGCCGAGGATCCGGTCGCAGTAGCGGCGCAGGGTCTCGCCGTCGCGCAGGGCGCTCGTGAGCCCCTTGCGACCGGCGGCGTCGAGCTTCCCCGAGCGGAAGTCCCGGCAGGCCTTGAGGGCCTTCTCGCGTGACGCGGTGCCGCTCGCGTCACCGCCTGTGCCGCCGCTCGTGCCGGCGCTCGTGCCGCTGTCCGTACCGCCGTCCGTGCCGCCGTCCGTGCCGCCGGACTCCTGGCCCGGTCCGGCCGGGTCCGTGCCGGTGCCCGAGGTGCTCCCGTCCGGCCGCGGGGTGCCCGTCCCCCAGGTGTCGGTGCCGTGCCCGTCGGGGGTTCCGGTGGACGGCGGGGTGGTGCCGGTGCCGGCCGAGGGGGACGCGCCGGGCGTGCGGTCACCGCCGTCGCCCGGTTCCGTCGAGGGCGCCTCGGGGTCCTTGCGTATGCCGGGGTCCTCCGAGACGAGCGGGTCGGCGTTCTCGCCCGCCGTGACGGAGCTGGCGGGCGCGGGACCCACCATGGGCAGCACACCCGTTCCCGCGGCGACGGCGACCCCTCCTACGGTGACGGCGGCGACCGCGGCGGCGAGTCCGTACCGGACGGAGCGTCCCCAGCGGGGGCGCCGGGCGGGCACGGGGGCGAGGCGCACCCGGCCGAGTTCGGCGTGTTCGGTGCGGCCGGCGGCGACCGCGGCGGCGCGCGCGGCGTGGGCCTCGCGGAAGGCGGCGAGCGCGGCGGCCTCGCCCGGGAGTTCGGTGCGCGCGGCGGGCGGGACGACCGGGGTACGGGCCGCGTCGAGGGCTCCGGCCAGGCGCTCGGCCCGGGAACGCGCATGGTCGTCGAGGGCGTCGACCGGCTCGCCGCGGAGCAGCCGCTCCGCGGCCTCCTGGTCGAGCCACTGGTACCGCTCGTCGGCCATCACATGTCCTTCTGCGTACGCGGACGCGATTGCGTCACACCGCCGGGGGCCACCGGCCCCGGCACGCGCCCGCGTTGCGGAGGCACACCGTCCAGCGGGACGACGGCCTCACCTGCGCCGTCGGCCCCGGCCGTCTCGCCGTCGACCCCGAGGAGTTCGGCAAGCTTCTTGAGGCCGCGGTGGGCCGCGGTGCGGACGGCTCCGGGGCGTTTCCCCAGGGTGTCGGCGGCGGTCTTGGCGTCGAGGCCGACGACGACGCGCAGGACGACCGCCTCGGCCTGGTCCTGCGGGAGCTGGGCGATCAACTGCATGGTGTGGCCGGTGGCCAGCGCCTCCAGGGCTTCGCCCGCGGTGTCGGACGCGGCGGGCTTGTCGGTGAGTTCGGTCTCGTCGGCGCCGACTGCGGGGCGCCTGCCGCGCATGCGGATGTGGTCGAGGGCGCGGTTGCGGGCGATCCGGGCCGCCCAGCCGCGGAAGCGGTCCGCGTCGCCGTCGAAACGGTCGAGGTCGCGGGCTATCTGGAGCCAGGCCTCCGAGGCGACGTCCTCCGCCTCGGTGTCGCCGACCAGTGTGCGTATGTAACCGAGCAACCGTGGATGCACGGCGCGATACACAGTACGGAACGCGTTCTCGTCCCCGTCCTGCGCAGCGAGCACCGCGGCCGTCAGCTCCGCGTCGTCCCCCAGCACTCCCCAAACCCTGTTCGTCGGTCGCGTCGGTCGCGTCGTCGCTTCATCGCGGCCGGTCACCACCGCCACGCCGCCTCGCGCATCTGCACGCTACGTCGTGTCGCGGTTCCGCGTCCACGCGGTCCGGGGTCTTTGTGCAACTTGCAACCTTCGGGCGGCGGTGAGCGGGATGCCTCCGGCGCGCCCGCGGTGTGACACAAAGCGCGCTCCCGGCGCTGAATGGAGTACGGAGCCGTGCTGCGGCTCCGTGGACGACGGCCGGGGTCTCTCCTGTGGGGGGTGGCGACCCCGGCCGTCTCCCTTTTTCCCTCCCCTTTCCCCTCTCCGTCCCCCACCCTCACCCCAGGTGTCAACCGACAGTTGACAGTGAAGAGGCGTCAACCTACGGTTGCCTCATGACGAATCCAGTCGGCCCGAACATCCCTGTCCGTCTCGACGAACTCATCGACGCGATCAAGAAGGTCCACACGGACGCCCTGGAACAGCTCTCCGATGCCGTCATGGCGGCGGACCACCTCGGCGATGTCGCCGACCACCTCATCGGCCACTTCGTGGACCAGGCCCGGCGCTCCGGCGCCTCCTGGACCGACATCGGCCGCAGCATGGGCGTCACCCGCCAGGCGGCCCAGAAGCGGTTCGTGCCCAAGGACCCGGACGCGGAGAAGATGGTCCCGAGCGCCGGGTTCAACCGCTTCACCCCCCGCGCCCGGAACGTGGTGATGGCCTCCCAGAACGAGGCCACGGCCGTCGGCAACGGCGAGATCACCACCGGCCACCTGGTACTCGGCCTGCTCGCCGAGCCCGAGGGGCTCGCGGCGTTCTGGATCCAGACGAAGGGCGTGACCCTCGACCAGGTCCGCGAGGCCGCCGCCGCGACCCTGCCGCCGGCCGTCGACGATCCGCCCACCCTCGTCCCGTACGACGCGGCGGCGAAGAAGATCCTGGAGCTGACGTTCCGCGAGGCGCTGCGCCTCGGGCACAACTACGTCGGCACCGAGCACATCCTGCTCGCGCTCCTGGAGTACGAGGACGGTACGGGTGTCCTGACCGGCCTCGGCCTCGACAAGGCGACGGCGGAGCGGGAGATCTCCGAGACGATCGCCTCGGTGGCGATCCCGGCCCCCGCCCCGGAGGAACAGGCCTGAGGCCTCAGGAGGTGCGGGCCCGGCGGGAGACGACCGCGCGCAGCACCCGGCCGCCCTCGACGGAGAGTTCACGGGCCCGGCGCAGACCGGTCGGGCCGTGGGCGACCGAGTCGAGGACGGCCTGCTGACGGCGGAGTTCTCCCGCGAGCAGCGGGCCCGCGCCGTCCGCGTCGCCGGCCCGGCAGCGCTCGACGAGACCGTCGGGCAGCTCGGCGGCGTCGTACCGGCCGTGCAGCGCGAGGGCGGTGACGGAGCACGCGTCGGCCCAGGCGCGCAGGGCCTCGGCCGTCCAGGCCGCCGGGGCGTACGCCAGCATGCCGCGTACGGCTCCGGCGTCCGGGCCGTCGGCGCCCAGTTCCCCGTCCAGTTCGACCCGGGCCTTGGCGACGGCCTCGCCCCAGGCCTCGCCGTCGCCGCGCGCGACGGCGGCCCACACGGGGCGCAGGGTGTCGCCCCGGTCGCCGACGAGCAGCGGGAGGCAGCGGTCGAGGCAGGCGAGACCGGCCGCGGCCAGGCCCCGCTCGTCGGCCCCGTCGATCAGTTCCAGCAGGCTCCGGCCCGTCGCCGACGTCATGGACGCCTCCTTGCCACCCGATGCGGACGCAGTACTTCCACTACTGCGCCGGGGGGCGCTTTTTCGTCACTGCGCGGCCGGAATCATGCCAGTGGCTTCGGTGTGCTGCATAGAGGTCGGGCAGCGCTCTACGGCACCCCGTGGGTGTTGTCGTTGAACACCTCGACCGGGCACTTGGCCCGAGTGGCCCGCGCGCCGTCCTTGATCCGGCCGTCACTCGTCACCAGCGGCACGTCGTATCCCTCGGCGAGCGCGACGTACACGGCGTCGTACGCGGTGAGGTTCGCGTACAGCTCACGCACCCGCGGCAGCAGAAACAGGTGCTCCGACCTGCGCAGCGGGAGTTCCGCGAACGCCTTGCAGGCGTCTTCCAGTTCCCGGTCGGTCAGCTTGCCGCCGCGATGCCTTCCCAGGAGCGCGGACATCACCTCGACGTCCACCAGATACGGGGCCAGCAGCCGCTCGCCCTTCACCCGTCGCCTCAGCGCCGTGCCGACCGGCCCCGCGTCGGAGAGCAGCATCACCAGCGCACCGGCGTCCACGACGATCACTCGCGCCGCCTCCCCCGGTCGAGGTCGTCGAGCACGTCCTTCGTGGAGAGCCGCGCCGTGACCCGGTCCTGGATCCGGTCGACCACGTCCTCCAGCGACGGCGTCGCAGCCTCCTGCTCCAGCAGCGTCCGCGCATACGCCTGCAGGGACTGCCGGTTGCGGGCGGCCCGTATCTTCAGCTCGGTCAGCGCCTCTTCGGACAGGTCGCGCACATAGAGAGTGGCCATGCGACAAGACTAGCCGCATTGCTAGCACTCTGCTAGCACCTCCGGGTCAGCGCACCTGCGTCGCCAGCGCGCTGAACTGGTTCCAGGTCAGCGTCGGGGTCCGCGCGTCCCAGACCTTCTGGGCGAGGGCCGTCAGGGGCATCCGGATGCCGTTCGCCACCTGCGCCTGCGTCTGGGCGGCCGACAGGTCGCACCAGACCGCGAACCGGGCACCCAGGATCTGCGGGTCGTACCGCGCGGCCACCGGTGTCGTGCCGCGCAGGACCAGCGGGGTCCACTGCTCGTAGATGCGGCGGCCCGTGGGGTACGTGAACTGGTTCGGCTCGCCGAGGACGTAGTACAGGTACTCGTCGTTGAGGTTCACGACCCTGCGGCCCTCGGCCAGGTACTCCGCGGGCGGCCGCGCGCCGATCTCCTTGCCCGTCCAGTACTCGACCTCGATGCGCTGGTCGGCGGTGACGACGCCGCCGCGGAAGAAGCCGTCGTTCCAGGCCTTGGCCGTCTTCCCGGCCGCGCGCACGACGGCGGCGCGGTCGTTCAGCCAGCCCTCCGCGAGGTCCTGGACACCGGCCTGGGGCCCGTACCTCTGCCGGGCGGCCGTGGCCAGCTGCGGGTACGAGGTGGAGGGGCTGCGGACGGTCAGCGCCTGGTACTCGTCGGCGCCGACGTGGAACCAGCCGCCGGGGAAGAGCGCGGAGTACTCGCGCAGCAGATCGTCGACGATCTGCGCCGAGGCCGGCTTCGAGATGTCGATGGCGCCCTGCCGTGGGACCCCCTGGACGTTGCGCAGCTGGAGGTCCGGGTGGGCGCGCAGGACGGCGCCGAGGTGTCCGGGCGAGTCGATCTCGGGCACGACGGTGATGTGCAGGCTCTGCGCGAGGGCGAGGATCCGGCGGACCTCGGCCTTGCTGAGGTGCTGGGCGGAGACGATCTCGGGGTGGGAGTCCGAGGCGATCCGGAAGCCCTGGTCGTCGGAGAAGTGCAGACCGAACTGGTTCAGCTTGAGGTCGGCCATCTCGCGGAGCCGGTCCTCGATCCAGCCCGCGGTGAAGTACTTGCGGGCGATGTCGACGTTCAGTCCGCGCTGGGGCTTCGCGGGCGCGTCGGTGACGACGCCCTCGGGCATCGCGCCGGTGCCCTTCACCGACTGCTTGAGGGTGCGGGTGCCGTAGAAGACCCCGGCCTCGTCGGGGCCGGTGATCCGGACCCGGTTGTCGCGGACGGTCAGGGTGTACGACTCGCGGGCGCCGGTCCCGCCGAGCGCCAGCTCGACGTCCCCGGGCCCGGCGGCGACGGTCCCGCGGTACGGGATGCCGAGCTCCCCGGCGAGCAGCCTGCCCTCGTCGGCGAGGCCCGCGCTGTTCGCCGCGACGACGACTCCGGCGGGGGCCGCGGGCTTCCAGCCGGGGCCTCGGGCGGCCTCGTGGTCGCGGACCGCGGGGATGGTGCGGGGCGCGGTCGAGAGCGGGTAGGTCCCGGTCGGCGTGGGCGTCGGGCTGGGCGGGGCGCTGGTGGGCACCGCGCTCGCGGACGTACCGGAGGTCGTGCCGGAGGCGGCGGACGTGCCCGAGCCGGACGGTGATCCGTTGGAGCAGGCCGCCACGGTGGCCAGTGCCACCGCCGTCGCCAGAAGTGCGGGGCCCTTGTGGGGCCCTCGTATGGAGTACCGCATCATTCGGAATCCTCCCGTACGGCGGACGGTCGGGCCAATCGGGGGACACGACGGAGCCTCGACCGGAACACATTCGTCCATCACCTGTTCCGAAACTCTCCCTTCCGGGTGAAATTCGCGCATCCGTCGGACACTTCCCTCGTCCCGTCGGTAACGTTGCGTCACACCCACCCCATCGCGCCCGTCCCGCGCGCGGTTCGCCCCACCCGTCCCGGAGTACCGGAGCCCACGCTGACCAGCGACACCCATGTCCCCTGCCGCAAGCCGGGCTCCACGGACACCCCCGCCATACCCGCCCAGAACCAGGGCCCCTCCGTCCGCGGCCTCGCGGGCTTCAACGCCGCCTCGCCCGTCGAGGCCGAGGCCCTGCTCCTGTCGTGCTGCCACAGCCTCCGCTGGGCCGAACGGGTGGCGGCGCACCGTCCGTACCCCACCGTCGACGCGCTGCTCGCCGCCGCCGACGAGGCCGGGTACGACCTGCCCCGCGCCGACCTCGACGAGGCCCTGGCCGCCGAGTCCTCGGCGCTGCCGCACCCCGACGCGCCGCCGGCCGCGCGGACCGCCCTGCGGGCCGCCCACGCCGCGTACGAGAGCAGCTTCGGACACGCGTTCGTGATCAGCCTCGACGGAGTGCGGCCCGGGGAGCGTCTCGACCAGGTATTGGCAGGCATTCGGTCACGTCTCGGCAACGAACCGGAGGAGGAACGCGTGATCGCCGCCGAGGAACTGAGGCGGCTCGCCCGCGCACGGCTGGCGTTCCGCCTCACGGAGGTCCTCACACCGCGACACTCCGGGCCGTGAATCCGTCCGGAATACGGCGATTCCGCCCTGTGCGATAGTCCGTCCGTGCCTGTTTGATCACACCGATGGACCCCGCGCGAGCGAACCGACAAGTCGTCGCTACGATGACCGGGGCCGGTGGACCGTACCCGGCCGGGTCAGACCGACAGAGAAGCCGGCCGACCCTGATCCCCGCTCCCGGAGGGTTTTTCCGTGCCGGCTGGAACGCTGTACCGCGGCCGGGAAGGAATGTGGAGCTGGGTGGCTCATCGAGTCACCGGCGTCCTCATCTTCTTCTTCCTGTTCGTACACGTGCTGGACACCGCTCTCGTCCGCGTCTCCCCCGAGGCGTACGACGAGGTCGTCGCGACCTACAAGACGCCGATCGTCGCTCTTCTGGAGTACGGCCTCGTCGCAGCCATCCTCTTCCACGCGCTGAACGGCCTCCGGGTCATCGCCGTGGACTTCTGGTCCAAGGGCCCGCGCTACCAGAAGCAGATGCTCTGGACCGTCGTGGGCATCTGGGTCGTGCTGATGGCGGGCTCGCTGTACCCCGTCCTCGGCCACGCCGCACGTGAACTGTTCGGGAGCTGACGCCAGATATGTCTGCTGACACCACCTCCACCACGATCGGTCCCGTCGAGGGCGGCGCCCACTACGACGTGGACAACCCCGCGCCGTACATCGAGGCCCCCCGCAAGCGCACCGGCAAGACCCCGCGCGCGACCCGCGGCAACTTCGAGATGGCCGCGTGGCTCTTCATGCGCCTCTCGGGCGTGGTCCTCGTCGTCCTGGTCCTCGGTCACCTGCTGATCCAGCTCTTCCTGGACGGCGGCGTCTCCAAGATCGGCTTCGCCTTCGTGGCCGGCCGCTGGGCGTCCCCGTTCTGGCAGGTCTGGGACCTGCTGATGCTCTGGCTCGCCATGCTGCACGGCGCCAACGGCCTCCGTACCGTCATCAACGACTACGCGGAGCGGGCCAACACGCGCCTGTGGCTCAAGGGCCTGCTGTACACCGCCACGGTGTTCACCATCCTTCTGGGCACGCTGGTGATCTTCACCTTCGACCCGAACATCCGCTAGGCACGGGGCTGAGGTAATCCACGTCATGAAGATCCACAAGTACGACACCGTCATCGTCGGCGCCGGTGGCGCCGGCATGCGCGCCGCCATCGAGTCGACGAAGCGCAGCCGCACCGCCGTGCTGACGAAGCTCTACCCCACCCGGTCCCACACGGGCGCCGCGCAGGGCGGCATGGCCGCCGCGCTCGCCAACGTGGAGGAGGACAACTGGGAGTGGCACACCTTCGACACGGTCAAGGGCGGTGACTACCTGGTCGACCAGGACGCCGCCGAGATCCTGGCGAAGGAGGCCATCGACGCCGTCCTCGACCTGGAGAAGATGGGCCTGCCGTTCAACCGGACCCCGAACGGCACCATCGACCAGCGCCGCTTCGGCGGCCACTCCCGCAACCACGGCGAGGCGCCGGTCCGCCGGTCCTGCTACGCCGCGGACCGCACCGGTCACATGATCCTCCAGACGCTGTACCAGAACTGCGTCAAGGAGGGCGTGGAGTTCTTCAACGAGTTCTACGTCCTGGACCAGCTGATCACCGAGGTCGACGGCGTCAAGAAGTCCGCCGGCGTGGTCGCGTACGAGCTGGCCACCGGCGAGATCCACATCTTCCAGGCCAAGGCCGTGATCTACGCCTCCGGCGGCACGGGCAAGTTCTTCAAGGTGACCTCCAACGCGCACACCCTCACGGGTGACGGCCAGGCGGCCTGCTACCGCCGCGGTCTGCCGCTGGAGGACATGGAGTTCTTCCAGTTCCACCCGACGGGCATCTGGCGCATGGGCATCCTGCTGACGGAGGGCGCCCGTGGTGAGGGCGGCATCCTCCGCAACAAGGACGGCGAGCGCTTCATGGAGAAGTACGCGCCGGTCATGAAGGACCTCGCGTCCCGTGACGTCGTCTCGCGCTCCATCTACACGGAGATCCGCGAGGGCCGCGGCTGCGGTCCCGAGGGCGACCACGTCTACCTGGACCTGACGCACCTCCCGCCGGAGCAGCTCGACGCCAAGCTCCCGGACATCACCGAGTTCGCCCGTACGTACCTCGGCATCGAGCCGTACACGGACCCGATCCCGATCCAGCCCACCGCGCACTACGCCATGGGCGGCATCCCGACCAACGTCGAGGGTGAGGTCCTGGCGGACAACACCACCGTCGTCCCGGGCCTGTACGCGGCCGGCGAGGTCGCCTGTGTCTCCGTGCACGGCGCCAACCGTCTGGGCACCAACTCGCTGCTCGACATCAACGTCTTCGGCAAGCGGTCCGGCATCGCCGCCGCCGAGTACTCCGCCAAGCACGACTTCGTCGAGCTGCCGGAGAACCCTGAGTCCCTGGTCGTCGCGCAGATCGAGAAGCTGCGCAACTCCACGGGCAACGAGCGGGTGGCCGACATCCGTCGTGAGCTCCAGGAGACGATGGACGCCAACGTGATGGTGTTCCGTACGGAGCAGACCATCAAGACGGCCGTCGAGAAGATCGCCGAGCTGCGCGAGCGCTACGAGAACGTGTCCATCCAGGACAAGGGCAAGCGCTTCAACACGGACCTCCTGGAGGCCATCGAGCTGGGCAACCTGCTCGAACTGGCCGAGGTCATGGCCGTCTCGGCCCTGGCGCGCAAGGAGTCCCGCGGCGGTCACTACCGCGAGGACTACCCGAACCGCGACGACGTCAACTTCATGCGCCACACCATGGCGTACCGCGAGGTCGGCGAGGACGGCTCCGAGACCGTCCGTCTCGACTACAAGCCGGTCGTCCAGACCCGCTACCAGCCGATGGAGCGTAAGTACTGATGGCTACCCCCGTACTGGACAAGGTCGAGGCGGACTCCGCCGCCTCCCCCTACATCACGGTCACGATGCGGATCCGCCGCTTCAACCCCGAGGTGTCGGACGCGTCGGTCTGGGAGGACTTCCAGATCGAGATCGACCCGAAGGAGCGTGTGCTCGACGCCCTCCACAAGATCAAGTGGGACGTCGACGGCACGCTGACCTTCCGTCGCTCGTGCGCGCACGGCATCTGCGGCTCGGACGCGATGCGGATCAACGGCAAGAACAGGCTCGCCTGCAAGACGCTGATCAAGGACATCAACCCCGAGAAGCCGATCACGGTCGAGGCCATCAAGGGCCTCACGGTCCTCAAGGACCTCGTGGTCGACATGGAGCCCTTCTTCCAGGCGTACCGGGACGTCATGCCGTTCCTGGTCACCAAGGGCAACGAGCCGACGCGCGAGCGTCTGCAGTCCGCCGAGGACCGCGAGCGCTTCGACGACACCACCAAGTGCATCCTGTGCGCCGCGTGCACGTCGTCCTGCCCGGTCTTCTGGAACGACGGCCAGTACTTCGGTCCGGCCGCGATCGTCAACGCGCACCGCTTCATCTTCGACTCGCGTGACGAGGCCGGCGAGCAGCGCCTGGAGATCCTGAACGACAAGGACGGCGTGTGGCGTTGCCGCACGACGTTCAACTGCACGGACGCCTGCCCGCGTGGCATCGAGGTCACCAAGGCGATCCAGGAAGTCAAGCGCGCGCTGATCACGCGTCGCTTCTGATCACTGGCGTTCCAGGAGCCGGGTTCCCGGCTCCTGGTTCGGTGTTTCGGCCCGCTTCTGTACGCTGCGGCGTGCAGGAGCGGGCTTTTTCTTTGTGAAGGACGGGGACTGATGAGCGAGCCGAATCCTTACCGGTCGGAGGAGTACGAGTGGGGACCCGGGCAGCAGCAGCCGGGCCAGCCCGCCTACGGGTACCCGCACCCTCCGGCGTACCAGCCGACCCTGCCGGCCGGGGTGCCGGTGCCGCCGCAGCAGGTGCCCGGTGTGCCGCAGGGCGGCGGCGCGCCGCTGCTGAGCCTCGGTGACATCACCGTGGTGGGCGACCAGATCATGACGCCGGCCGGC is a window encoding:
- a CDS encoding RNA polymerase sigma factor gives rise to the protein MLGDDAELTAAVLAAQDGDENAFRTVYRAVHPRLLGYIRTLVGDTEAEDVASEAWLQIARDLDRFDGDADRFRGWAARIARNRALDHIRMRGRRPAVGADETELTDKPAASDTAGEALEALATGHTMQLIAQLPQDQAEAVVLRVVVGLDAKTAADTLGKRPGAVRTAAHRGLKKLAELLGVDGETAGADGAGEAVVPLDGVPPQRGRVPGPVAPGGVTQSRPRTQKDM
- a CDS encoding Clp protease N-terminal domain-containing protein, whose product is MTNPVGPNIPVRLDELIDAIKKVHTDALEQLSDAVMAADHLGDVADHLIGHFVDQARRSGASWTDIGRSMGVTRQAAQKRFVPKDPDAEKMVPSAGFNRFTPRARNVVMASQNEATAVGNGEITTGHLVLGLLAEPEGLAAFWIQTKGVTLDQVREAAAATLPPAVDDPPTLVPYDAAAKKILELTFREALRLGHNYVGTEHILLALLEYEDGTGVLTGLGLDKATAEREISETIASVAIPAPAPEEQA
- a CDS encoding type II toxin-antitoxin system VapC family toxin, giving the protein MIVVDAGALVMLLSDAGPVGTALRRRVKGERLLAPYLVDVEVMSALLGRHRGGKLTDRELEDACKAFAELPLRRSEHLFLLPRVRELYANLTAYDAVYVALAEGYDVPLVTSDGRIKDGARATRAKCPVEVFNDNTHGVP
- a CDS encoding antitoxin translates to MATLYVRDLSEEALTELKIRAARNRQSLQAYARTLLEQEAATPSLEDVVDRIQDRVTARLSTKDVLDDLDRGRRRE
- a CDS encoding glycoside hydrolase family 20 protein, which codes for MMRYSIRGPHKGPALLATAVALATVAACSNGSPSGSGTSAASGTTSGTSASAVPTSAPPSPTPTPTGTYPLSTAPRTIPAVRDHEAARGPGWKPAAPAGVVVAANSAGLADEGRLLAGELGIPYRGTVAAGPGDVELALGGTGARESYTLTVRDNRVRITGPDEAGVFYGTRTLKQSVKGTGAMPEGVVTDAPAKPQRGLNVDIARKYFTAGWIEDRLREMADLKLNQFGLHFSDDQGFRIASDSHPEIVSAQHLSKAEVRRILALAQSLHITVVPEIDSPGHLGAVLRAHPDLQLRNVQGVPRQGAIDISKPASAQIVDDLLREYSALFPGGWFHVGADEYQALTVRSPSTSYPQLATAARQRYGPQAGVQDLAEGWLNDRAAVVRAAGKTAKAWNDGFFRGGVVTADQRIEVEYWTGKEIGARPPAEYLAEGRRVVNLNDEYLYYVLGEPNQFTYPTGRRIYEQWTPLVLRGTTPVAARYDPQILGARFAVWCDLSAAQTQAQVANGIRMPLTALAQKVWDARTPTLTWNQFSALATQVR
- a CDS encoding 2-oxo-4-hydroxy-4-carboxy-5-ureidoimidazoline decarboxylase, whose protein sequence is MPAQNQGPSVRGLAGFNAASPVEAEALLLSCCHSLRWAERVAAHRPYPTVDALLAAADEAGYDLPRADLDEALAAESSALPHPDAPPAARTALRAAHAAYESSFGHAFVISLDGVRPGERLDQVLAGIRSRLGNEPEEERVIAAEELRRLARARLAFRLTEVLTPRHSGP
- the sdhC gene encoding succinate dehydrogenase, cytochrome b556 subunit; protein product: MPAGTLYRGREGMWSWVAHRVTGVLIFFFLFVHVLDTALVRVSPEAYDEVVATYKTPIVALLEYGLVAAILFHALNGLRVIAVDFWSKGPRYQKQMLWTVVGIWVVLMAGSLYPVLGHAARELFGS
- a CDS encoding succinate dehydrogenase hydrophobic membrane anchor subunit, with amino-acid sequence MSADTTSTTIGPVEGGAHYDVDNPAPYIEAPRKRTGKTPRATRGNFEMAAWLFMRLSGVVLVVLVLGHLLIQLFLDGGVSKIGFAFVAGRWASPFWQVWDLLMLWLAMLHGANGLRTVINDYAERANTRLWLKGLLYTATVFTILLGTLVIFTFDPNIR
- the sdhA gene encoding succinate dehydrogenase flavoprotein subunit; protein product: MKIHKYDTVIVGAGGAGMRAAIESTKRSRTAVLTKLYPTRSHTGAAQGGMAAALANVEEDNWEWHTFDTVKGGDYLVDQDAAEILAKEAIDAVLDLEKMGLPFNRTPNGTIDQRRFGGHSRNHGEAPVRRSCYAADRTGHMILQTLYQNCVKEGVEFFNEFYVLDQLITEVDGVKKSAGVVAYELATGEIHIFQAKAVIYASGGTGKFFKVTSNAHTLTGDGQAACYRRGLPLEDMEFFQFHPTGIWRMGILLTEGARGEGGILRNKDGERFMEKYAPVMKDLASRDVVSRSIYTEIREGRGCGPEGDHVYLDLTHLPPEQLDAKLPDITEFARTYLGIEPYTDPIPIQPTAHYAMGGIPTNVEGEVLADNTTVVPGLYAAGEVACVSVHGANRLGTNSLLDINVFGKRSGIAAAEYSAKHDFVELPENPESLVVAQIEKLRNSTGNERVADIRRELQETMDANVMVFRTEQTIKTAVEKIAELRERYENVSIQDKGKRFNTDLLEAIELGNLLELAEVMAVSALARKESRGGHYREDYPNRDDVNFMRHTMAYREVGEDGSETVRLDYKPVVQTRYQPMERKY
- a CDS encoding succinate dehydrogenase iron-sulfur subunit; the protein is MATPVLDKVEADSAASPYITVTMRIRRFNPEVSDASVWEDFQIEIDPKERVLDALHKIKWDVDGTLTFRRSCAHGICGSDAMRINGKNRLACKTLIKDINPEKPITVEAIKGLTVLKDLVVDMEPFFQAYRDVMPFLVTKGNEPTRERLQSAEDRERFDDTTKCILCAACTSSCPVFWNDGQYFGPAAIVNAHRFIFDSRDEAGEQRLEILNDKDGVWRCRTTFNCTDACPRGIEVTKAIQEVKRALITRRF